The Streptomyces tubercidicus DNA segment TCGGCGCGGAGAGCATCACATCGGCGCGGCCGGACGCACCGGCCAGCACGGGCCAGGCGTGCTCGTTGCGGCAGTCCGCGACGGCGCCCCTGGCCCACTCCGGCGGATCGGTCATGGACAGGAACGCGCCCGCGCTCAGGCCGAGGAAGAGGTGGGCTCCGACCAGTGAGCGGGGCAGTGCCGCGGCCCGGTCGGCCCCGGCGTCGTCCGGTTGCCAGTCGCTGGTGTTCTCGACGGTCGCGGTCAGCCGGAACACCGCGCATGGGCCGTCGAGTTCGCTCGCGGTCAGCCGGACCCGGCCGTCGATCGCGGCGCTGTGCCGCACCAGCCGTCCGACGAGGTGTCCGTCGGCGTCGTGGACCGGCTCGGTCTCCTCCCGGGCGGGCCGGGTGAAGGGGACGGTGACGCCCTCGCCGGTCAGTTTGGAGATCTCGGCGGCGAGCGTGACGCGTTCCTCGACGCCCTCGTCCCAGGGGACCAGCACCCGGTCGGGCAGTTCGAGCTCCGCCACGGTCTCGAACCCGCCGTCCTCGCAACGGCGTTGGATCGTACGCCGCTGGGCGCGTAGAAACCGCAGCTCGGCCGAGAGCCGGGCACCGGAGCGGGGCTCCATGAGGCATTCGGTGCGCTGGAAGGAGTGCTCCGCGCTGTCGGCGCCCCAGTGCGGCGGGACGAGCACCCCGAACTGCCAGCGGAGCTGGTTCTTGGCGGCGGACGCCCGGTACGGGTAGAGCACATAGCCCTCGAACAGCACGGCGTCCGCCACCTGGCGGGCGGCGGCGAAGCGGTCCGCCGTGTCCTCGGGCAGCACGCTGGTGGTCACGGTGCGGTCCTCTCGCTGACGGGGCGGACGGCGGTGCCCGGGAAGAGCCGGGCGTGCGGTGCGGGCGGTGTGCTGCCGTCGGCGGCGGCCAGCAGGGACTCGACGGTCGCCTGCCAGGAGGGCAGGGCGTGCCGGGAGCGGTAGGCGAGCAGCGCGTCGAGGGTTTCGCGGGGCAGCCGCAGCCAGCCGCAGCCGGGGAAGTGCGCCTCGGTCATCTCCTGCCAGACGGCCACCGGCATCCGTACGGACGCCTCCTTGTTCCACGGCACCGGGTGGACCTGGAAGCCCCCGGGCCCGGCGAAGACCGTGCCGGAGAACAACAGCAGCAGCGGGACCTCGCCCTCGCGCAGTGCGTGGAAGTAGCGGCCGGCCGCCACGTCCAGGTCGTAGCTGCACGGGACGGGGAGATCCACCTCGGTCTCGCCGGTGAAGCCGGGGACGACCAGGGAGACCTGGGCGAATTGGAGGGGGTGCAGGGTGCTGCCCCAGCGGGAGCGCTCGCCGAAGAGGTCGGACAGCGCCTCGGCCTCGTCGGACCGGTAGCCGCGGCGGGCCGGTTCGATACGGAGCTGGCAGCGCAGCGCGAGGGCGTGCACCCGGGCCGCGTCGGTGGCGGTGATGCGCAGCCGGAAGAGGAGGGTGGGGGCGGCCGCGTAGCGGTCGGCGCGTACGCCGGTGCAGACGAAGGACAGCTCGGTCACGGCCGGTCGTCCTCCTTCGCCTCGCGGGCCCGGCGGGCGACCTTGGTGAAGAAGTCGGCGAGCGCGGCGCGTGCCTCGGCGCCGCCGTCGAAGCCCTGCCACAACAGCCGCATCCGGCCGACGAGTTCGTAACAGATGTCGACGGGCACCAGGTAGCAGTCGATCCGGCCCTCGGAGCGGCGCAGCAGCAGCGCCTCCACATCGGGCCGGAGGAGGGCGGCGAGCCGGCTGGCGGAGAGTACGGTCTGCCAGGTCGACGGGTCGAGTTCGCTCTCGGTGGCGCCGGCCGGGCTGGGGTAGAGGGCGGCCAGCCGGTCCTGGTCGGCGCCGCGCAGGAAGAAGGCGACGCCGACGGGGATCTGGAGTTGCTCCCAGGCCGCGTCGTCGAGGGTGTGGCCGGGGTCGACGAGATAGCGGTCGGGGACCGTACGGAACTGGCCCGCGCCGGCGCCGGGCCGGTCGAAGAGCAGCGCGCACGGGGTGCAGGCGCAGGCCAGCGCGCGGCGTTCGGTGTCGACCAGGTGGCGGTGGTTGTGCTCGGCGAGCACCACGGCACACAGCTCGCAGCGTTCGGGGGCGGCGGGCACCGGTGCCCGGAAGCGGCGCAGACCGCGGTGGGCGGGCGGCGGCCCGAGGCGCGGGGCCGCCGTTTGCCGGCCGCTCACGAGGCGGTGGCGGCGGTCGGCGGACGACGGGAGATCTGCAGCAGCGCCGGTTCGGACCGGTCGCCCGCCGCCTCCCACTGGGTCGAGGTCACCTCGGGCGCGAAGCAGGAGACGGCGGCCTCGACGGCCTGTCGGGCCTGCTGATCGGTGCTCGGGCAGCCGCAGCCGCCGGAGTCCGTGGCGCGCAGCCGCAGCGTTCCGGTGGCGGCGTCGAACTCCCCTGCTTCGGCGGGGTGTTGACGGCGAACGCTGTCCAGCGCGCGGCCGATGCGGGTGGCGGTGTCCTCGGGGTGCAGATCGTGCAGCACCAGCAGGCTGGTCACCAGTTCGTCGCGCAGCAGCGCCTGGGGGCCGTCGCCGCCCGTGCCGCTGCCCAGGAGGTGCATGATCCGGGCGAGTCCCGCGCCGTAGAAGTCCATCAGGACGCGGACGAGTTCCTCGGCGGCGGCGCTCACCTCGCGGTCGTCGCGCTGCGCGAGGCGGTCCAGCACCTCCTCGACGTGCCGGCCGGTCGCCTCGGCGTTCGGCACGGCGGCCCGGTCCGTCGCCTCCGCGGTCCGGGCGCTCATCCGGAGAGCCCGCTCAGACCGGTGGGCACATGCATCTTCTGGACGGACTTGCCGTTGCCGACGTACATATGGACGCCGCACGGCAGACACGGGTCGAAGCTGCGCACCGTGCGCATGATGTCGATGCCCTTGAAGTTCTCCGGGGAGTTCTCCTCGAAGATCGGGGTGTTCTGGACGGCGTCCTCGTACGGGCCGGGGGTGCCGTAGGTGTCCCGGGTGCTGGCGTTCCACGGGGTCGGCGGGTACGGGTGATAGTTGGCGATCTTGCCGTCCCGGATGACCATGTGGTGCGAGAGGACACCGCGCACCGCCTCGGTGAAGCCACAGCCGATGGACTCGTCGGGGACCTCGAACTTCTCCCACGTCTGGGTGCGTCCGGCGCGGACCTCCTCCAGGCCCTGCTCCGCGAAGTGCAGCGCCATGGCGGCGGAGTACGCCTGGAAGTAGGTGCGGGCCCGGTTGCGCTCCAGCGCGTTGCTCCACTTGGGGATCTTCCACTCGAAGCGCGCCTCGGGCCGGGTCATGCTGCGCGGCAGGTCGATGACGACGCTCTGGCCGGTGGCCTTGACGTACGGGGTGTCGACGAGGCCGGACAGCGCGGTGGACCACAGCCGGGCGATCGGGCCGCCGCCGGTGTCCAGGGCCAGATGCTCCTTGCCGTCGAACCATCGTGGGGACATCACCCAGCTGTACTTGTCGTTGAAGTCCCGCTTCTGCGGGGCGGGGATGGTGTGCTGGTTCCAGGGGTGGCGCGGGTCGACGGGGTTGCCGAGCGGGTCATGGGTGACGAACTGCTCCTGGCCTTCCCAGTCCTGGTAGTAGGAGCTGCCCAGCAGGATCCGGATGCCGAGGTTGATCTCGGTGAGGTCGTTGGTGACCAGCTTGCCGTCGACGATGATGCCTGGGGTGACGAACATCTTCCGTCCCCAGTCCGTCATGTTGCGATAGGTGAAGTCGCAGTGGTCCGGGTCGTTGAGCGCGCCCCAGCAGCCCAGCAGGACGCGCCGCCGGCCGACCTCCTCGTACCCGGGCAGCGCCTCGTAGAAGAAGTCGAACAGGTCGTCATGGAGCGGGACGACCCGCTTCATGAACTCGACGTAGCGCATCAGCCGGCTGAGGTAGTCGGTGAACAGCTGGACGCTGGCGACGGTGCCGACGCCGCCCGGGTAGAGCGTGGAGGGGTGCACATGGCGGCCCTCCATCAGGCAGAACATCTCCCGGGTGTAGCGGCTGACCTGGAGGGCCTCGCGGTAGAACTCGCCCTCGATGGGGTTGAGGGAGGACATGATGTCGGCGATGGTGCGGTAGCCGTGCTCGCCGGCGTGGGGGGCCTCGGTGCGCTGGGCCAGCTCCCAGACGCCGGGGTTGGTCTCACGGACCATCTTTTCGCAGTAGTCGACCCCGACCAGGTTCTCCTGGAAGATGTTGTGGTCGAACATGTACTCGGCGGACTCGCCGAGGTTGATGATCCACTCCCCCAGGTGCGGGGGCTTCACCCCGTAGGCCATGTTCTGGGTGTACACCGAGCAGGTGGCGTGGTTGTCGCCGCAGATACCGCAGATCCGGCTGGTGATGAAGTGTGCGTCGCGCGGGTCCTTGC contains these protein-coding regions:
- a CDS encoding nickel-dependent hydrogenase large subunit, producing MAPRTKAADRSGLTEMSWDPITRIVGSLGIHTKIDFKQKRVAECYSTSSVFRGYSVFMRGKDPRDAHFITSRICGICGDNHATCSVYTQNMAYGVKPPHLGEWIINLGESAEYMFDHNIFQENLVGVDYCEKMVRETNPGVWELAQRTEAPHAGEHGYRTIADIMSSLNPIEGEFYREALQVSRYTREMFCLMEGRHVHPSTLYPGGVGTVASVQLFTDYLSRLMRYVEFMKRVVPLHDDLFDFFYEALPGYEEVGRRRVLLGCWGALNDPDHCDFTYRNMTDWGRKMFVTPGIIVDGKLVTNDLTEINLGIRILLGSSYYQDWEGQEQFVTHDPLGNPVDPRHPWNQHTIPAPQKRDFNDKYSWVMSPRWFDGKEHLALDTGGGPIARLWSTALSGLVDTPYVKATGQSVVIDLPRSMTRPEARFEWKIPKWSNALERNRARTYFQAYSAAMALHFAEQGLEEVRAGRTQTWEKFEVPDESIGCGFTEAVRGVLSHHMVIRDGKIANYHPYPPTPWNASTRDTYGTPGPYEDAVQNTPIFEENSPENFKGIDIMRTVRSFDPCLPCGVHMYVGNGKSVQKMHVPTGLSGLSG
- a CDS encoding DUF5947 family protein: MSGRQTAAPRLGPPPAHRGLRRFRAPVPAAPERCELCAVVLAEHNHRHLVDTERRALACACTPCALLFDRPGAGAGQFRTVPDRYLVDPGHTLDDAAWEQLQIPVGVAFFLRGADQDRLAALYPSPAGATESELDPSTWQTVLSASRLAALLRPDVEALLLRRSEGRIDCYLVPVDICYELVGRMRLLWQGFDGGAEARAALADFFTKVARRAREAKEDDRP
- a CDS encoding DUF6084 family protein, with product MTELSFVCTGVRADRYAAAPTLLFRLRITATDAARVHALALRCQLRIEPARRGYRSDEAEALSDLFGERSRWGSTLHPLQFAQVSLVVPGFTGETEVDLPVPCSYDLDVAAGRYFHALREGEVPLLLLFSGTVFAGPGGFQVHPVPWNKEASVRMPVAVWQEMTEAHFPGCGWLRLPRETLDALLAYRSRHALPSWQATVESLLAAADGSTPPAPHARLFPGTAVRPVSERTAP